The region GGTGTTGCGCGGGTCGCTGTTGAGCTGGTTCGCGCGAATCGCCGTGATGATCGTGGTGGACATGCCCAGAATGACGAACAGCGCCACCACGATGGTGAACAGTTGGCGAAGTGATTTATTCATGCTTGGCTCCCCTCTGACGTGTTGCCCGATGGGTTCGGCGTGCTCGTCATGTCAGATGTGCCGAACCCATTCGATGGGGGAGCAGGGGGCACGATTGGCGTGCCTGCGACCGGCGTTTCCGTGGAGATGATTTCCGTTGCCTGCGATTGCTGCATGGTGGCCGGTATGGCGACTTGCGGAACGGCTTGCGTGGCTGCTTGTGAAACAGCTTGCGATTGTGCAGCGGATTGCTCGGAGGCAACGCTTCTGCGGGCGCGGCTCTGCTTGCGGGCGCTCAGTGCCTGCATCGCCTCGTATTGGAACGTGTCGCTGTCGATATCGGATTCGGGTTTGTTTGCCGAGTTGGAAATCACCATTAAGAGTGTTGCCAACATGTAATTCGCTATGAGTGAGGATCCGCCGGCGGCCATGTACGGAAGAGTCAAACCCGTAAGCGGTATGACTAATGTGATGCCTCCCACAACGGTGAACACCTGGAAGGCCATGGTGAACACGAGGCCCGATGCGAGAAGTTTGCCGAACCCATCCTTGATTTTCATCGCAGTGATCATCCCAGCGGCGATGATGAGCAAATAGAGCATCAGAATGGCCATCAGGCCGGTGAGGCCCAGCTCTTCGCCAAGTGCCGCGTAGATGTAGTCGGAGTTGGCGATCGGAGTGAGCGACGGGTGACCTTGCCCAAGGCCGGTGCCCATCAAGCCGCCTGATGCCAGGCCGAAAATACCTGTGACGAGCTGGTATGAGCCGCCATACTCCTTGTTGTATTGCGTCGAGTCGAACGGATGCAGCCAGGCACCAACACGGGCGCCGACATGGCTGAAAATGTTGGCCGCCGCAAACGCGCCCACGGCGAACGCGATGAAACCAATCACAATCCAACTGGTACGCCCTGTGGCCACATACAGCATGGACACGAACATGGCGAAGAACATGAGCGACGTGCCCAAATCGTGCTGCATGACCAGCACGCCCATCGACACGATCCACACCACGATGATCGGCCCCAGATCCTTGATGCGCGGCAACTGCAGGCCCAACACCTTCTTGCCGCCGACCGCAAGCTGGTCGCGGTGGTCATATAGGTAGGAGGCGAAGAAGAACGCAAGGAACAGCTTCGCGAATTCGCTTGGCTGGAACGATCCCAAACCGGGAATCTTCACCCAAATACGGGCGCCATATTGTTCGGAACCGACCACCGGAAGCATCGGCGACAGCAGTAATACCAAACCGATTACCATGCTGACGTACGAGAACCGCCGCAACACACGGTAATCCTTCATGAAAATCACCAGCAGATCCGCCACAACCAGCGCGATCGACAGCCAAAGCAACTGTTTGAACGCGACGGACGTGTTCAAATCCTGATCGATGCGGGCGATCATCATGATGCCGGTGCCCGTCAGCACCATCACGCAGCACATGATCGCTTGGTTGGCGTACGGCTGGAACCGCAGCAGCAATCCCCAGGCAGTCAGGAACAATGCGCCGACGAATGCAAGCATCCACAGGTAACTATGCGGAAAACCGCCAGCGGTGCGTTCGAACATCTGGAAGAATGAGACGCCGCAAATCAGCATGCTGAACAAGAGTAGGCCGAATTGCTTCAGACGGGTTGCCATCATGACTGGTCACCGCCTGACTTGTCTGCCGAAGCGTTGCCCGAATCACCTGATTTGCTTGACGATTTGTCGGAAGTCGTATCAGAGGATTTGCTTGACGACTTGCTGTCGGATCCGCTGTTCGTCTTGTTTTGCACCTTCTGCGCTTCGGCGTCCTGCTGCTGTTTCAGCTGCTTTTTGATCAGGCGCGTATGCGTTTTCGCCTCGCCGTACGTATCGAAGGAAATGCCCTGCGTGAGTTGCTCCTGCCAACTTGGCGGCAGTTCGCTCGTCTTCATATTGGTGTCGGTGATGGCATGCGATAGCTGGAAGCCGAACAGACTGGTCGGCACGCCTTGGAAAATCGACACTTCGCCGTTATTGTCGCCGATATAGTACTTGGTTTGGCTCCAGCGGTAGGTTGCGAAAGCGCCGCCTGCCAGCCCTAGCAGTATCACGATAGTGACGATGATGGCGATCACGCGGTTGCGTCGGGTGCGTGATCGCTTCGTCTTGCGTTGCTCGATATGTTCGTTGTGGATGGCTTTGGCGACTTCCGGATCGTTTGGATCGGCGGAAATACGGCCGTCATCCTTTTGCACGACGGGGATTTCTCCGGTATCGGGATTGGTGCGGTCGCCGTTTTCCTCGCGTACCGTGGACGGTTGTGCCACGCGCTGTTCCTGAGGATTGTCGTTTTCGTCGGGATTCTTGCCGTTGCGCAATGCCGCCGCGCGGGCCGCCGGCGACTTCTTGCCTTCGCGCAGTGCGGGTGCGGATGCGACCGGCTCGTTGATGATGTCGGCGATCGGTTCGAGGCTTGCGCTGGCCGCGCCGCCGACCAGCGGTGTCTGATGTGGCAGGTCGAACGCGTCCGCGTCGAGGGCGAGCGTCGCGTCGGCGATGACCGCGGTGACATTGTCGGTACTGCCGGCACGAAGCGCCATCGAAACCAGCTGTTGAGCGCATTCTTCCTGATCGGAGCAGGTGGATAGCACCTCCTGCAACGTGGAATCCTCAAGCACGCCGCACAAGCCGTCGGAGCATAGCAGCCAACGGTCGGACGGATGCGCCTTGCGTACGGCGATGTCCGGGCGCGAGTCGATATCGAAATCGCCCAAAACCCGCATCACGACGTTGCGCTGCGGATGATTGCGCGCCTCGGACTCGCTGATGCGGCCGGTATCGATCAAATGCTGCACATAGCTGTGGTCGGATGTCATGCGGATCAAACGGCCGTCATGCAGTAGATACGCGCGGGAATCGCCGATATGCGCCACAACCCAATATCCCGCAACCAGTGCGACAGAAGTGACGGTGGTGCCCATGCCCGCGAGACGACGTTCACGTTTCGCCTTGCCGACGATCGCGTCATGCGCGGCCATCACCGAGGTTTTCAGCATGTGGGCAATAATCTGGACATCGCCCTGCACATTGTCTTGCTCGATGTGGGCCAGCGAACGGATGGCGATGGTGGAGGCGGTGTCGCCTCCCGCATGGCCTCCCATGCCGTCGCAGATGGCGATCAGATGCTCGCCTGCGAACGCGGAATCTTGATTATTGGAACGTACGGTACCCACGTCGGAAACGACGGTGGAATACATGAACAGCGGTTGTGAAGCGGGGGAAGTCGGCAAACAGGTCACCTCAATTCGAAGGTGGTTGCGCCAATGCGTACGGGAATGCGTGTTCCGAGGATCATCGGCGCGTTCAGACGCTGCTGGTTGACCACAGTGCCGTTGGTGGAACCCAGATCTTCGACGGCCCATTTGCCGGTGGCGGGATCCGTGTAGACGCGCGCATGGTGGGATGAGACGAATTCATCATCCAAGACCACGGTGTTCGATGCGGAACGGCCAAGCGTGATGGTGTTGCCGGTCAGGGGGACGGAACTGCCGGCAAGAGGGCCATCGATGATGACCAGCAAGGTAGGTTTGGCACTTGATGTAGCGCCGACCGCCGGCGCGAGGGCGGCCACGGGCGCTGGCGCTTCGACGGCCTTGCGCGCGCGACGCTCCTTACGGCGATGAGCCCGCGACTTGCGCGGGCTGAGCGTTTCCACATCCCTGTACAGCGAACGCACCGTGCAGGCTACGAAGATCCAAAGCAGTACGAGGAAGCCGTACTTGAGGATCGCGAAAGTAAGTTCAGTGAGCATAGAGGCAACTCCCGAGATTGGGGTTGGTTACTCCTGATCCTGCGAAGAGGCCCAATACAGGATTCGGGTGCGGCCGATGGTGATGGTGTTGCCGTCGAGCAGCGTGGCCGCCTCGACATGGTGGCCTTCGACATACATGCCGTTGGTGGAGCCCAGATCGCGCGCGATGACGGTGCTGCCATTGTCGGTGACGTCAATCTCCATATGGCGGCGGGAGATGCCCGGATCGTCGATCACGATGTCGCAGTCGGATCCGCGGCCGATGATGGTCTTGCTTTCCGTAAGCAGATACTGGTGCTCGCCGATCTCCAGCATCGGGCAATCCTCGGTTTGCGCCTCGGTGGTGACGGGCACGGTGTTGCCCTGTACGGATTCGCTCGTCAGCTTGAAGTTGCTCTTGGTCAAGTCGAGGTCCTCTTCGAAGATCACCACGACCGGGCCTACGAATGCGTAATGCTGGTCCTTCGCATACTGGGTGAGGTTGTCGGCCAGCTCGTTGGCTAGCGCCTCGGCACCCCAATCGACGATGTTGTTGAAATCCGGTGTGCTGAGCTTGAAACGGTACTCGTTCGGCGCCACGGTACGGTCTCGCGTGACGGGCATGGCCTCTTTATCAATCTCACGTTCCAGTGCGCTGGAAAGGTCGACGGGCTGCAGGTCCTTGGACCCGAACTTGGCGAAAACCCCGTTGACGGCGCCTTCCACGCTCTTCTCAAATCGGTCGAGAACACTCATGCTTGTCCCTTTCTATCCTCACCCATCCTACGCGGTAGAGCGCCGAGCGCCAATTCGTAAGCTCTTTAATTGCAAAAATTTCATTCAATATTTCGGTCTTTATACCATCTAGGGGGTATATGATTCTGGGTTTGTCACCATCATTTCGATTCCATGCTGTGCGATGGATGTCTGTGGGAAAGGAGATATGGAATGGTGATAGGTTGGAAATATGACAGATGCGATTCGACAGTTTCCTCGTAAAAAAGCTCGTACACTGCGGTTTTCCTGCGGAGCTCCGCGTTCCGCGCGTGTGATTGCAGACGGTTCCCGTGCATTGTTCCTGCGTTCCGACGGATCGGAAGACACCGTCACCTCACTGTGGATGAGCGTGATCGACGAAAACGGCAACGCCAGCGAAATGCTGCTCGCCGATCCACGCACGCTGCTCGCCGATGCCGACGCCGAAGACGTTCCCGCTGAGGAACGGGCGCGTCGCGAACGTGCACGCGAAGGTGGTTCCGGAATCGTCGGCTATTCCACCGACGCAAGCGGCAACCGCGTGACCTTCACCATCAACGGACAACTCTTCCTCACCGACATCGCAGTCGGCGTGACGCGAGCTATCGCCATAGAAGAAGACGAGCTCAAGCCGGTACTGAATCCGCGTATCAGCCCTGACGGGCAGCATGTCATGTACACCACCGGCACCTATCTGGTGAATGTCGATCTTGCCGATACCGCTTTCGACACGGCTTTCGGTGACGACGATTGCGAAATCGGAGACGCGATTTCGGTAGTCGCTTCAATCCCGCAAGACGGCGAATGGAAGATCGGCTTGGCGGAATTCGCAGCAGGCGAGGAAATGGACCGCTACGACGGCTTCTGGTGGTCTCCCGATTCCAAATATGTGCTGTTCGAAACCTACGATGAATCCCCGGAACCAATCTGGCATCTTTCGGACCCAGCTAATCCTGCGAATCCTGCACGATCCAACCGCTATCCGCAAGCATTGACCGCCAATGCCAACGTGCGACTGACCCTGCTGGAACTTGGCTTCGACAACGACAACTGCTGCTACGGGGCAATCGCGAATGAGGTGCAGTGGGATCATGAAACTTACGAATATTTGGCCGCAGTCAGCTGGACGAGCGGGCATGAGCCGATCATCCTCGTGCAAGACCGACTCCAGCAGCACGATCAGGTGCTCGCCATCCACGTGGGCGAACCGATCGTTACCATGCGAGACGCGGAAAACGGATTTACCGACGATGAAGGCGATCAAGTCGAAACCTTCTCCATCGCCATTCCCGAATATGCCGAAGGTGAACGCCCGGGCAGCACGCGCGTGCTCGAAAAACACAGCAACGCCTACTGGCTCGATCTGATCCACGGCACGCCCGCATTCACGCCGAATGGACGCCTGATCTGCGCGATGAACGACATGGATGCCGACACGAACCGCCTTACCGTCGATGGCGTGCCCTTCACGCCGGCCGGACTGCAGGTGCGCGAAGTGCTCAATGTGACCGACGACGACGTGCTCTGCGTGGTACAGCGCACCCCCGAACTGTTGTCTGACGACAGCCTGCCATTCCTCTGGCAGTCCAACGCCGCCGATCATGACGCCCGCAGCTTCGACGTGGTGTCGATCCGCTATGACGGCACATGGGAACCCCTCACCTACGCGCCCGGCCAGTGGACCATGTCTCGCGCAGGCAACGGCTGCGTGGTGACCGGACGCGGCATGGATGATGCAACTGTGCAAATGCAGCATTGCATGAACATCGTCACAACCGACGAAAATGGTACAGACGTGGCGTCAATGGTGGTCTCACCAATCGAAAACCATGCCGAAACCCCCGGATTCACGCCGAACGTACACTTCACCCGACTTGGCGAACGTGGCCTGTACACGGCAATCGTGCTCCCCTCGGCTAGCAGCGAATACGCGCATGCCGACACTCTGCCGGTGCTCATGAAGCCTTACGGCGGTCCAGGATTCCAGCAAGTCGTCGAAAACCAATCCTTCTACTGGGATGCGCAATGGTGGGCCGACCAAGGCTACATCGTGGTCACCGCCGACGGACGCGGCACCACCGGACGCGGGCCGAAATGGGACCGTGCCATCTACGAAACCATGAAATCCGTGACGCTCGAAGACCAAGTAGACGCCGTACGTGCGCTACCGGAAGCGTTGGCAACACTGGCTGCGCAAGAAAACAAGGAATCCTCGGAAACCACCATCCCGCAACCCGACCTCAACCGCGTAGCCATGATCGGCTGGTCGTACGGCGGATTCCTTTCCGCGCTCGCCGTGCTGGAAGCGCCGGAAACCTTCGCTGCGGCCTGCGCGGGCGCACCCCCGACCGACTGGACGCTGTACGACACGCACTACACTGAACGCTACTTGGGTCTTGACCCGGCCGTGTACGAACGTAACAGCATCATCTCCGACGCGCCTCAGCTTGATCGCCCGCTCATGCTCATTCACGGATTCGCCGACGACAATGTGACGATCGCGCACAGCCTACGCCTGAGCCAAGCGCTGATGGCGGCCGGACGCAAGCACACATTCCTGCCGCTGACCGGCATCACGCATATGACCAATGACGAAACCGTCGCTGAAAATCTGCTGATCCTGCAGCGCGATTTCCTCGCGGAAGCATTGGAACGGTAGTGCTGAGCCGATAGCGCTGTAATGATAGCTGCAACAGCGCAAGCAAAAGCGACGAACAAAAGCAAAACGCGTTCCCCCGCGACTCCCGGACTGCCAAGCATCCGAGCGTCGTGGGCGAACGCGTTCCCTTCTCGATTGCCAACATAAAACAGGTGAAAGCGACTTCGCAAGCGAGGGGGTACCACATTTGTGTACCCCCCCCCAATTTGGGCTTGGAAAAGCCGAAAATCGTTAGAAATAGGCGAATATCAAGCAAAGTCGAAACGTGAATCACATCAGAAAACACGTGAATCACGTCAGATTTGCAATAGCAATATGCACGATCACGCCTGCACTTGCTCAAACAATCCCGGCGAATCGTCGATGACAGTCACCGGAATATACGCGAAAAGCGTCCAACTGCCGTCCTGCGCGGACGCGGTGAGCGTGCCCTGATATGATTCAAGTTGCTTCTTGAACGAGGCAAGCCCATGGCCGCCAGGAAGTTCGTTATCGTGCCCGTCAGCTCCGGCTATCCCTTCTTTCATGGGATTGATTTGAGTGATTTCAATGGCATTCGGTCTAAGTATCACCGAAAGATCAACCTTGCTTCCCGGGGCAGCATGACGAGCGATATTCGCATAGATTTCACGCAGCAGATTATTGACAAGCTCGGCGGTCTCCCGCGATGCACTCGGTTTGCCACCCGCACAGTGCCGTATGGACGTGATTTCGAAGCCGAGTTTACGCAAACGTCGGTCGCCGTCGTTCATGGTGGCTCGCAGCAGATTGGCCAGCGCTTCGCCGTCAGCATCGCCGGGGAGGACGGTGGCATCCATATTCAATTCGTCGATAACGCGATGCACATTCGTCAATGCGAAAAGAATGTATTCGTTGATCTGACGCCAGTCTTCGGCGTCGGCTGCATCGGCTGCGCTGACAGGGCCTCCGGCAGTGGCACTAGGGCTGCCTGAAACGCCGCCAACATGCCGTTGTGCCACAAACGCCGCCGCCGACAAATCGCCCGTCACCGCATCGTGAATAGCGTCGGCAATGCGTGCGCGGCTTTCCAACTCCTGCAACCGATTCTTGTTTTGCGCCGCTTCAAAACGCTTCCGCGTCGTTTTCTCGCTCCAACTCAACGCCCTGCCGAGCAGCAGCACCATGGCATACATGCTGATCATGGAGACAGGGTTAGTGCCTGGGCCAGGAGGCGAAATCAGCAGGATAGTAGCAATGTAATATGTGAACAGCGCTGCCGCGATAATGACATTGGTACTGTACGCAAGCATGCCATAAGCGTAGAGATGCGTGGGAAGAGAATTACCCGAACTTGCGTAAGAGGTAAACAGATCACCAGCATAGGCAATCACAATAATCGCCACCGACATGCTTTTTGGAAATAATGGAGATACCACGAGCGCTGCAACCAGCATCGCAATCCAAACCACGCCAGATATGTCGGTAGGCGGTTCGTAACAAACTCCATATGCGGTCCATACGAGCACGATCAACATGATGGTAAAACGGATTGGATGCCACAAATTCGGATGCAACGTGCGCACATGATTCCGCCACGTAATGTACTGAGCTGCAGGTTTAGAACGCATTGGACCTCACCCACAATGCCACTGCCTGACGCGAAGTCTTACAGTTGAGTTTCCTTAAAATACTTTGTATATGCTTGCGGATGGTGGCTTCGGAAATCCTCAAACGCTCGGCAATCTCTCGATCAAGCATGCCCTCCGCACACAAAGAAATAATCTGCTCCTCACGAACAGTGAGCGAAGGCGCAGTCTCAGCCTCCCTGCTAATACGCAAATTAGCCAACGCAGGCGTCTCAAACCCCTCCATCACCTCGCCATTGCACATACGCATAATAATCTGCGCCAACTGGTCGGCATTCTCCTTACCAACCAAACCCTGCGCACCAGCCTCCACCAGTTTGTCCCGATAACTCTTGATGGAAAAACTCGTCGCACCAAGAATCGGCATATGCTTGCCCATCAAACGCAACCGACGACAAGTAGCAGGCCCCTGCAAACCCTCCATCGACATATCAAGAATCAACAAACTGACATTGCTGTTCGCGTCCTGACAGCGTTCTATCGCCTCATCGCCAGAAGTCGCAGTCCACACCACATATGCGGTCGGCACTTTGCAGGCAATGACGGCACTGAGCGAATCCAGCGCTCGCGGATCATTGTCGACCAGCGCGATGCGATGAATCTTAGGATGCTTTTCCGACGTGGTCATTATGCGATCACTTTCTTTTCCCACACAGCCATTGCAGCCATGTTGGGCAGTTGGGATTCGCGGCAGTGGAGATATCGTCGTTGCCGTCAACGGGAGTTGTTGCATACGCATATGCTGGTGTGATGGTGAGAGACAACGTCACCACCATCAGTAGTGAAACACATTTCATGCTTCCATAGTATGCGAGGATGACGCGCGGGGTGGCGATACAGTGCGTGACGCACTGTTGATACATCGTTATACAGCGCACATGCTTGTGCTTAGTTTTGTCTTGGCTTTGTTCGCCTAAGATGGAATTCATGACTATCACGCTCATCGATGAGGCGCGCTACGACGCCGAAATGGACGAAACGGTACTGCCTGCGCTGCGTAACTGCATGGCGGAGGGCTGGATGGAACCTGCCACCGTTGATTGGGACGGCAATATGCTACCTAAGCTGGAGCATTCTGGACGGTTGCATTACTACTGCTACGACGCGCACAAATTCGACGCATTGCGTGAAGACGGCGCATCGGGCATATTCCGCGGTGCGGTGGTGATTTCGCACGGATTCACCGAATTCGGACGCAAATACAGCGAAATGGTGTGGTACTTCCTACTGGCCGGCTATTCCGTATGCGTGTTCGAACATCGCGGACATGGCCATTCCACGCACGACATGAGCAACCCGAGCTTGGTATGGATCGACGATTGGCGCCGGTATGTGGCCGATTTCGCCACGTTCGCGCAGACCGTGGGTCGCGAAGTGGCTGGAGATGGCCCAATGTACTTGTACTGCCATTCCATGGGCGGCGGCATCGGCGCGGCCGTGCTGGAACGCTACCCGTCATTGTTCGACAAAGCGGTGCTGTCCGCGCCGATGATTGCGCCGGTGGTCGGCATGCCAACGTGGATTGCACGCATTGTGGTCGGCGTGATCTGCGGGCTTGGCTTCGGCAGATCGCGCGTGTTCGGCCATACCGATTTCGACGGAAACCTCAATCCCGACGATTACAAGGGAGCTTCCGAAGCACGCATCCGCTGGTTCCACAAACAGCGCTTGACAGACAAGTCATGCCAGACCAATGCTGCCACTTTCGATTGGGCAAACCAGGCGATGGCGCTTTCCCGAGCTGTGCTCAAACCCGACATGTGCGGAGCCATCGAAGCCCCGGTATTGCTATTCCAAGCCGGCCGCGACGTGTGGGTGCTCAACGGACCACAAGATGACTTCGTTGAACGTGTGCGAGAAGGTGGCGGTTCCATCGAAAAAGTGCGGTACAGCCAGTCATTGCACGAAATTTTCTCCATGCCGAATGCCGTGCTCGAATCATATCTTGACAAAATCCTCGTTTTTTTGGCGGCACCGAACGCAAGTTTGGCGGAATAAAATCTGTTTTGCATAACTGACGTTTAGTATGCGCACCGTGTGCGTTACAATCGCCGTGAATTTGCCGTGAAAGCCGTGGAGAGAGCGAGGATAGGCCGTGGCAAAGCAAACGTCGGGACAGGCGTCGCAATCGCAGAAAACTTCCGAATCGCAAAAAAATGCGAAAAAAACCGCGAAAAAAATGGAACATGTGCTGGAGCAGACGCCGAAAAGTCTGCTCATCGGCACTGGCATGACACTGCTGGGTGGTGCCATGTGGGGCATGAACAGCACCGTGGCCAAACTGCTGATGCGCGACTACCAGCTGGATCCGGTCTGGCTTTCCTGCGTGCGCGCGCTATTCGCCAGCCTGATCTTCCTGGTCGGATCGGCCATCACCACGCCGCAGAAACTCGCCGGAGCGGTCAAAGACGTCAAATCGTATCCGAAATATCTGGTCACCACGCTGATATGCGTGCTTCTGGTGCAGGTCTCCTACCTGATGACCATCGACTGGACGAACTCCGGAACCGCCACCGTATTGCAGACGCTCAACCTAGTCTTCGTGCTCACCTGGGTATGCCTGCGCGTCAAACGACTGCCTCTCAAGCATGAATTGGTCGGCGTGCTCCTGGCATTCGCAGGCACGTTCCTCATCGCCACCGGCGGCAACTTCGCCTCGCTGTCGCTGCCATGGCAGGGGCTCGCATGGGGACTGGTTGACGCAGTGAGCACCGCGGCCATGTCCATCCTGCCGGTCATGCTCATGCTCAAATGGGGCGACATGACCATCAACGGCATCACATTCCTTATGTCCGGACTCATTCTATGCCCGTTCGCGCAACCGTGGGCGAACATTCCCGCACTGGACGCGCGAGGCGTGCTCCTGCTGCTCTACACCATCGTATGCGGCACGTTCCTCGCGTTCTGGCTCTACATGGCAGGCGTGATGCGCGTCGGCGCGGTGCGTGCCACCATGCTCGGCACCAGCGAACCGGTCATGGCCACCATCACCGCAGTGGCATGGGCTGGCGAAACGTTCACCTTCACCGACCTGACCGGCTTCGCCATGATCATCATCATGGTCTTCCTCGTGCGCTAACCATTCTCCACAAACTGTCCGATTCTGCAGAATCGGACAGTTATGGTGCGCACGTCCGACCACGAGTCCTGATTTTTCCAGTCACTGGAGGTGTCGGGAGCCGCTGAGCCTTACTGCCGCTTGGGAAACGAAAAGGCCGGAACCTTTCGGCTCCGGCCTTTCATCATGGTGCGAGCGGGGGGAGTTGAACCCCCACGAGCATACACTCACTGCCACCTGAAGACAGCGCGTCTACCATTCCGCCACGCTCGCAGACAGTGAATTAATTTACACCAAAACCCACACAACCTCAAATCGGCGTGTCGCGCCGCCATTTTCCGTAGGAAAATTCAAGCGGCGCGACACGCATGAAAAAAAGACGCCGACGGGTTTGTTCGTCGGCGCCTTGGAATGCGGAAGTGTGGTTCAGCATTCGTTTGGGCAGAAAGCCCACGTGAAATGCATTAGCCGCGGGAACCGTTGGCGTAGAAGCGGGCCAAGGCTTCGTCGCGGAATTCGTCGAAATATCCGCCGTCAATCGACGCGCGAATGTCGTCCAGCAGCTTCACGAAGAAATGCTCGTTGTGGATTGTGGCCAATGTGAAACCGTTGAATTCGCGGGCGCGCAACGCATGATCCACGTAAGCACGCGAATAATGCGTGCACGTGTAGCAATCGCAGCCCTCTTCAAGCGGGCCAAAATCATGCTTGAATTGCGCGCGCTTGATGTTGTAACGTCCGTCGCGCGTGAAAATCGCGCCATTTCGGCCGCAACGCGCCGGTGCGACGCAATCGAACGTGTCTCCACCATTCTCGACACATGCGAAAATGTCGTCGACTGCAGCGATACCGAGCACGTGACGTGGCCGGTTTTCCGGCATCGCATCGCAAATCCAAGCGCAAGTGTCGCCGATAATGCGCTTTTCAATCGCGCCTCCGATGCCAACGCCGTCAAAATCCAGCGAAGCGATCTGTTCGGCCGCATGCCTGCGCAAATCCTCATAATTCGCGCCCTGCACCACACCATACAGCGCCTGATACGGCTTGCCGACGCGCTCTTCGGTAAGCCTCTTATGCTCGGCAACGCAACGCTGCGCCCAACGGTAGGTGCGTTCCACGGAACGTTCCTGGTAGCCGCGCGTGTTCATCAGTGTGGTCAGCTCGTCGAACGCAAACATGATGTCGGCACCGATCTTATGCTGGATTCCCATTGAAATTTCGGCGGAAAAACGGTGCAGTGAGCCGTTGAGCGGCGATTTGAACGTTACGCCGTCCTCGTCTACGAACGCGAGGCGCTCTTTACCTTCGGCGATCACGTCGTCTGATTTCATTCCGGTCACATCCATGGCGAGGGTTTTCTTGAAGCCCGCGCCGAGCGAAAGCACTTGGAAACCGCCGGAATCGGTGAAGGTCGGACCGTTCCAGTTCATGAATTTGGCAAGACCGCCGGCTTCGTCGAGCACTTGCTCACCGGGGCGTTCATACAGGTGAAACGCGTTGGACAGCAGGCATTGTGCGCCGAGGTCCTTCATGGTTTCGGGCAGCACGGCTTTCATCGCGGCCTGCGTGGCCACGGGCACGAACGCCGGAGTGTGAATATCGCCGTGGGGGGTATGAATGGTACCGGTGCGGCCGTATCGTGCGCCGCCGCGTCCCTTGCCGTCGGCCGCGTCGGGAAGGCGGGTTTTCTGCTCGAAATAGAAGGCGTCGCGGCGGCCCGGCTTGCCTGGTTCCGCTCCACGCGGATGTTCGATGAGGTTTTCGACTGGTGCCGCCATGTTCGCTGCGGCTGTTGCCGCGGTTTCGTGCGCCGCCGCGTTGATCTGTGGTTCGT is a window of Bifidobacterium catenulatum DSM 16992 = JCM 1194 = LMG 11043 DNA encoding:
- a CDS encoding DMT family transporter; the protein is MAKQTSGQASQSQKTSESQKNAKKTAKKMEHVLEQTPKSLLIGTGMTLLGGAMWGMNSTVAKLLMRDYQLDPVWLSCVRALFASLIFLVGSAITTPQKLAGAVKDVKSYPKYLVTTLICVLLVQVSYLMTIDWTNSGTATVLQTLNLVFVLTWVCLRVKRLPLKHELVGVLLAFAGTFLIATGGNFASLSLPWQGLAWGLVDAVSTAAMSILPVMLMLKWGDMTINGITFLMSGLILCPFAQPWANIPALDARGVLLLLYTIVCGTFLAFWLYMAGVMRVGAVRATMLGTSEPVMATITAVAWAGETFTFTDLTGFAMIIIMVFLVR
- a CDS encoding sensor histidine kinase; this translates as MLAYSTNVIIAAALFTYYIATILLISPPGPGTNPVSMISMYAMVLLLGRALSWSEKTTRKRFEAAQNKNRLQELESRARIADAIHDAVTGDLSAAAFVAQRHVGGVSGSPSATAGGPVSAADAADAEDWRQINEYILFALTNVHRVIDELNMDATVLPGDADGEALANLLRATMNDGDRRLRKLGFEITSIRHCAGGKPSASRETAELVNNLLREIYANIARHAAPGSKVDLSVILRPNAIEITQINPMKEGIAGADGHDNELPGGHGLASFKKQLESYQGTLTASAQDGSWTLFAYIPVTVIDDSPGLFEQVQA
- a CDS encoding response regulator transcription factor is translated as MTTSEKHPKIHRIALVDNDPRALDSLSAVIACKVPTAYVVWTATSGDEAIERCQDANSNVSLLILDMSMEGLQGPATCRRLRLMGKHMPILGATSFSIKSYRDKLVEAGAQGLVGKENADQLAQIIMRMCNGEVMEGFETPALANLRISREAETAPSLTVREEQIISLCAEGMLDREIAERLRISEATIRKHIQSILRKLNCKTSRQAVALWVRSNAF
- a CDS encoding alpha/beta fold hydrolase; the protein is MTITLIDEARYDAEMDETVLPALRNCMAEGWMEPATVDWDGNMLPKLEHSGRLHYYCYDAHKFDALREDGASGIFRGAVVISHGFTEFGRKYSEMVWYFLLAGYSVCVFEHRGHGHSTHDMSNPSLVWIDDWRRYVADFATFAQTVGREVAGDGPMYLYCHSMGGGIGAAVLERYPSLFDKAVLSAPMIAPVVGMPTWIARIVVGVICGLGFGRSRVFGHTDFDGNLNPDDYKGASEARIRWFHKQRLTDKSCQTNAATFDWANQAMALSRAVLKPDMCGAIEAPVLLFQAGRDVWVLNGPQDDFVERVREGGGSIEKVRYSQSLHEIFSMPNAVLESYLDKILVFLAAPNASLAE
- a CDS encoding S9 family peptidase is translated as MTDAIRQFPRKKARTLRFSCGAPRSARVIADGSRALFLRSDGSEDTVTSLWMSVIDENGNASEMLLADPRTLLADADAEDVPAEERARRERAREGGSGIVGYSTDASGNRVTFTINGQLFLTDIAVGVTRAIAIEEDELKPVLNPRISPDGQHVMYTTGTYLVNVDLADTAFDTAFGDDDCEIGDAISVVASIPQDGEWKIGLAEFAAGEEMDRYDGFWWSPDSKYVLFETYDESPEPIWHLSDPANPANPARSNRYPQALTANANVRLTLLELGFDNDNCCYGAIANEVQWDHETYEYLAAVSWTSGHEPIILVQDRLQQHDQVLAIHVGEPIVTMRDAENGFTDDEGDQVETFSIAIPEYAEGERPGSTRVLEKHSNAYWLDLIHGTPAFTPNGRLICAMNDMDADTNRLTVDGVPFTPAGLQVREVLNVTDDDVLCVVQRTPELLSDDSLPFLWQSNAADHDARSFDVVSIRYDGTWEPLTYAPGQWTMSRAGNGCVVTGRGMDDATVQMQHCMNIVTTDENGTDVASMVVSPIENHAETPGFTPNVHFTRLGERGLYTAIVLPSASSEYAHADTLPVLMKPYGGPGFQQVVENQSFYWDAQWWADQGYIVVTADGRGTTGRGPKWDRAIYETMKSVTLEDQVDAVRALPEALATLAAQENKESSETTIPQPDLNRVAMIGWSYGGFLSALAVLEAPETFAAACAGAPPTDWTLYDTHYTERYLGLDPAVYERNSIISDAPQLDRPLMLIHGFADDNVTIAHSLRLSQALMAAGRKHTFLPLTGITHMTNDETVAENLLILQRDFLAEALER